In Flavobacterium gelatinilyticum, a genomic segment contains:
- a CDS encoding ABC transporter ATP-binding protein, which translates to MSNLLEVHKVVKQYGDYVALNEVSLNVPKGSIYGLLGPNGAGKTSLIRIINQITLPDSGKVILDGEELQPKHVQVIGYLPEERGLYSSMKVGEQCLYLAQMKGLSKAEAKKQLYFWFDRLGIQGWWNKKIQELSKGMAQKIQFVVCVLHKPKLLIFDEPFSGFDPVNANVIKDEILALKEQGSTIIFSTHRMESVEELCDHIALIHKSNKLIEGKVNDVKRQFKSNSFEVGILTNNVEGLMYDITQKFTVSPASFKSLNNELKLNIQIGNAAPNELLNVLTQRGQVTHFVEKIPSVNDIFIQTVTENKI; encoded by the coding sequence ATGAGCAACTTACTCGAAGTACACAAAGTCGTAAAACAATATGGCGATTATGTAGCGCTTAACGAAGTTTCATTAAATGTGCCCAAAGGCAGTATTTATGGGCTTTTGGGTCCAAACGGAGCCGGAAAAACTTCTTTAATCAGAATCATCAACCAAATTACACTTCCGGACAGCGGTAAAGTAATTTTAGACGGAGAAGAGCTGCAGCCAAAACACGTACAGGTAATTGGATACCTGCCGGAAGAACGCGGTTTGTATAGTTCGATGAAAGTGGGGGAGCAATGTTTGTATCTTGCCCAAATGAAAGGACTTTCAAAAGCCGAAGCCAAAAAACAACTCTATTTCTGGTTTGATCGTTTAGGTATTCAGGGCTGGTGGAATAAAAAAATTCAGGAACTATCTAAAGGAATGGCGCAGAAAATCCAGTTTGTAGTCTGTGTGCTGCACAAACCAAAACTGCTGATTTTTGACGAGCCGTTTTCCGGATTTGATCCTGTAAATGCCAATGTAATCAAAGATGAAATCCTGGCATTAAAAGAGCAGGGTTCTACTATTATTTTTTCGACACACAGGATGGAAAGTGTTGAGGAATTATGCGATCATATTGCCTTAATCCACAAATCGAATAAACTCATCGAAGGAAAAGTAAACGATGTAAAACGTCAGTTTAAAAGCAATAGTTTCGAAGTAGGTATTTTGACAAACAATGTCGAAGGTCTTATGTATGATATTACACAAAAATTTACTGTTTCGCCTGCGAGTTTTAAATCACTAAACAACGAATTGAAGCTGAACATCCAGATTGGGAACGCAGCGCCAAACGAATTGTTAAACGTTCTGACACAACGCGGACAAGTAACGCATTTCGTGGAAAAAATTCCAAGTGTAAACGATATTTTTATTCAGACAGTTACCGAAAATAAAATTTAG
- a CDS encoding GNAT family N-acetyltransferase has translation MKNWIIRKIKKEDNRAIAQLIRSVFDEMGIPKVGTAYEDPYLDLMFEEYNKPKSVYYVVECENEILGCAGIAPLKNGDPKICELQKMYFLPNVRGLGIGAKMMQTCLEEAKSFGFESCYIETMPFMHAAQKLYRKSGFEYLDGPMGNTGHSSCPVWMLKKL, from the coding sequence ATGAAAAACTGGATTATCAGGAAGATTAAAAAAGAAGATAATAGAGCAATAGCGCAATTAATACGATCCGTTTTTGATGAAATGGGAATCCCAAAAGTGGGAACAGCTTACGAAGACCCGTATTTAGATTTAATGTTTGAAGAATATAATAAACCGAAATCTGTTTATTATGTAGTGGAATGCGAAAATGAAATTTTAGGGTGTGCCGGAATTGCACCGCTCAAAAATGGAGATCCCAAAATTTGTGAACTGCAGAAAATGTATTTTCTGCCAAATGTCCGCGGTTTGGGAATTGGCGCAAAGATGATGCAAACTTGCCTTGAAGAAGCAAAAAGTTTTGGTTTTGAAAGCTGTTATATCGAAACGATGCCGTTTATGCACGCTGCACAAAAATTATATAGAAAATCGGGTTTTGAATATTTAGACGGACCAATGGGGAATACCGGGCATAGTTCTTGCCCTGTATGGATGTTGAAAAAATTATAA
- a CDS encoding ABC transporter permease, whose product MMLKLFKENIRIAFGSIKTQILRTTLTVLIIAIGITALVGILTVVTALENTVSTNFASMGANTFNINQYENTVKNRGGNEREVVNPIISYPETVAFKNKYKYPFTETSLSFTATSKAEVKYLDTKTDPEITIVGVDEHFISNSGLETTLGRSFNQFDIDNNTYSCVVGSDFEKGLLKDVNPIDKIISIRGARFKVIGVLKEKGSTFGNSQDLRVLIPIQVARSLFTAPNINYTISVMVSKKELLDEAVDNATSTMRRVRKLSPVRDNNFGIGRSDDLINRILGITQYLGWASWIISIITILGSSIALMNIMIVSVTERTREIGVRKALGATKVTISVQFFIETLLIGQIGGLVGIVLGILIGFAFATVMNFAFVIPWMAIFAAFATSFMVAIVSGLYPAIKASKLDPIEALRYE is encoded by the coding sequence ATGATGCTAAAATTATTTAAAGAAAATATCCGAATTGCTTTTGGTTCGATCAAAACTCAAATTTTGCGCACCACTCTTACTGTATTAATTATTGCAATTGGAATTACGGCACTTGTTGGAATTCTGACTGTTGTAACAGCATTAGAAAATACAGTTTCTACCAATTTTGCATCGATGGGAGCCAATACTTTCAACATTAACCAATATGAAAATACCGTTAAAAATCGCGGCGGAAATGAACGAGAAGTTGTAAACCCAATTATTTCGTATCCTGAAACTGTGGCTTTTAAAAATAAATACAAATATCCTTTTACAGAAACTTCCCTTTCTTTTACCGCAACTTCAAAAGCCGAAGTAAAATATCTGGATACTAAAACCGATCCTGAAATTACGATTGTAGGTGTTGACGAGCATTTTATTTCTAATTCAGGCTTAGAAACTACTTTAGGAAGATCTTTTAACCAATTTGATATTGACAATAATACGTATTCGTGCGTTGTAGGTTCTGATTTTGAAAAAGGTTTATTAAAGGATGTTAACCCAATTGACAAAATCATTTCTATTCGCGGTGCCCGTTTTAAAGTCATTGGGGTTTTAAAAGAGAAAGGTTCTACTTTTGGAAACAGTCAGGATTTACGTGTTTTGATTCCAATTCAGGTAGCAAGATCTTTATTTACAGCTCCAAATATCAATTATACCATAAGTGTTATGGTATCGAAAAAAGAACTTTTGGACGAAGCTGTAGATAATGCAACTAGTACAATGCGAAGAGTTCGGAAACTAAGTCCGGTTCGTGATAATAATTTTGGTATTGGACGAAGCGATGATTTAATCAACAGAATTTTAGGAATTACACAATATTTAGGCTGGGCATCCTGGATTATATCTATCATTACAATTCTGGGTTCTTCTATTGCCTTAATGAATATTATGATTGTTTCCGTTACAGAACGCACACGCGAAATTGGTGTTAGAAAAGCACTTGGCGCAACAAAAGTGACGATTTCTGTTCAGTTTTTTATCGAAACTTTATTAATTGGACAAATTGGCGGTCTGGTTGGAATTGTTTTAGGAATTTTGATTGGTTTTGCCTTTGCCACAGTAATGAACTTTGCTTTTGTAATTCCGTGGATGGCGATTTTTGCCGCTTTTGCAACCAGCTTTATGGTAGCAATAGTTTCCGGTTTATATCCTGCAATAAAAGCTTCAAAACTAGATCCTATTGAGGCTTTGCGTTACGAATAA
- a CDS encoding DEAD/DEAH box helicase, with protein MKLKKINEKLQEGLIESGLTDANVLQSETFSTIKSGADCVIISPEGTGKTTTIVLNVIQQLTGKTEESPRALIIVESKEKVLEMEELFGKFGKYTNLEVYGVHDKGDMDYDKNYVSTGIDVLIGTPTKLNDMFSTAGYNVNRLKMFILDDADSILKLRHEPKITRISNSIAKTQRIVFTETMTERIELLADKIMIEPYLFDMDEEEDDEDEEELDEEGTEELDEEEYDNEEE; from the coding sequence ATGAAACTAAAAAAAATAAACGAGAAATTACAGGAAGGCTTAATTGAAAGTGGTTTAACAGATGCAAATGTATTGCAGTCAGAAACTTTTTCGACCATAAAAAGTGGTGCCGACTGTGTTATTATTTCTCCGGAAGGAACTGGAAAAACCACCACAATTGTGTTGAATGTAATTCAGCAATTAACAGGTAAAACCGAAGAATCACCTCGTGCTTTGATCATTGTAGAGAGCAAAGAAAAAGTACTTGAAATGGAAGAACTTTTCGGGAAATTTGGTAAATACACTAATCTAGAAGTATACGGAGTTCACGATAAAGGAGATATGGATTATGATAAAAACTATGTTTCGACCGGAATCGATGTTTTAATTGGAACACCCACAAAATTAAACGATATGTTTAGTACGGCAGGCTACAATGTAAACCGTCTGAAAATGTTTATTCTTGATGATGCGGATTCAATACTGAAATTACGCCACGAACCAAAAATTACCCGTATTTCAAACAGTATTGCCAAAACACAGCGAATTGTTTTTACTGAAACAATGACAGAACGTATCGAACTTTTGGCAGATAAGATTATGATCGAGCCTTATTTATTCGATATGGATGAAGAAGAAGATGATGAAGATGAAGAGGAGTTGGACGAAGAAGGAACAGAAGAGCTGGATGAAGAGGAATACGATAACGAAGAAGAATAA
- the prmC gene encoding peptide chain release factor N(5)-glutamine methyltransferase translates to MKIKQYRTQFIKELSPFYDAYEAESFFYLILEDKHKLRQIDLALNHELFFSDVDLDIWENLLIQLKKEVPIQYLLGKTSFYGLDFEVNENVLIPRPETEELVEWIINENIGRSKKIKILDIGTGSGCIAVSLAKNLPKAEVYAIDVSKKAIETAKRNAVNNNVEVTFMYQDILVTDELKCKFDVIVSNPPYVRNLEKEEIKKNVLDYEPHLALFVDDNDALVFYRKIASLAQNNLLPNGQLYFEINQYLGKEMIDLLGKMDFINIDLRKDIYDNDRMIKVNI, encoded by the coding sequence ATGAAGATAAAACAATATCGTACACAGTTTATTAAAGAGTTGTCGCCTTTTTACGATGCGTACGAAGCGGAAAGTTTTTTCTATTTAATTTTAGAAGACAAACACAAGCTGCGTCAGATTGATCTGGCTTTAAATCATGAATTATTCTTCTCTGATGTCGATTTGGATATCTGGGAAAATCTTTTGATACAGTTAAAAAAAGAGGTTCCTATTCAGTATTTGCTCGGTAAAACCAGTTTTTACGGATTAGATTTTGAAGTAAATGAGAATGTACTGATTCCAAGACCCGAAACAGAAGAACTGGTTGAATGGATTATTAATGAAAATATCGGCAGATCGAAAAAGATCAAAATTCTCGATATAGGAACCGGAAGCGGCTGTATTGCTGTTTCGCTGGCGAAGAACCTGCCAAAAGCAGAGGTATATGCAATTGATGTTTCTAAAAAAGCAATAGAAACAGCCAAAAGAAATGCAGTAAACAATAATGTAGAGGTAACGTTTATGTACCAGGATATTTTAGTTACCGATGAACTAAAATGCAAATTCGATGTTATTGTTTCGAATCCGCCTTATGTGCGCAATCTTGAAAAAGAAGAAATAAAAAAGAATGTTCTGGATTACGAACCGCATCTTGCTCTTTTTGTAGACGATAATGACGCTCTGGTTTTTTACAGAAAAATTGCTTCTCTGGCTCAAAATAATCTGCTGCCAAACGGGCAGTTGTATTTTGAAATCAACCAGTATTTAGGAAAAGAAATGATCGATCTTCTGGGGAAAATGGATTTTATAAATATCGATCTCAGAAAAGATATTTACGATAACGACCGAATGATAAAAGTGAATATTTAA
- the dnaJ gene encoding molecular chaperone DnaJ, with protein sequence MKKDFYEILGISKNADAAEIKKAYRKSALKYHPDKNPGDKEAEENFKLAAEAYEVLSDPQKKAKYDQYGHQAFDGSGGFGGGHGGMNMDDIFSQFGDIFGGGFGGFGGGGGGPRRAKGSNLRIKVKLTLEEIANGVEKKVKVKRKVQAKGVTYKTCTTCNGQGQVMRVTNTILGRMQSASTCPTCGGSGQILDKRPSEADAQGMVQEDETVSIKIPAGVTDGMQLKVSNKGNDAPGNSIPGDLIVAIEEVEHEFLKREGENVHFDLYISFPEAVLGASKDIEAINGKVRIKLEEGIQSGKILRLKGKGIPSLNGYGNGDLLVHVNVWTPRTLNKEQKQFFENALNDEHFVPSPEKSEKSFFEKVKDMFS encoded by the coding sequence ATGAAAAAAGATTTTTACGAAATACTAGGCATTTCAAAAAATGCTGATGCTGCCGAAATCAAAAAAGCATACAGAAAAAGTGCTTTAAAATACCACCCTGATAAAAACCCGGGCGACAAAGAGGCAGAAGAAAACTTCAAATTGGCGGCAGAAGCTTATGAGGTTTTAAGTGATCCGCAGAAAAAAGCGAAATACGATCAGTACGGTCATCAGGCATTTGATGGTTCCGGCGGATTTGGCGGTGGTCACGGCGGTATGAACATGGATGATATTTTCAGCCAGTTTGGTGATATTTTTGGCGGCGGATTTGGCGGTTTCGGAGGCGGTGGCGGAGGCCCTCGTCGTGCTAAAGGAAGTAATCTTCGAATTAAAGTAAAACTAACTTTAGAAGAGATTGCAAATGGAGTTGAGAAAAAAGTAAAAGTAAAACGTAAAGTTCAGGCAAAAGGAGTTACTTACAAAACCTGTACGACTTGTAATGGTCAGGGACAGGTAATGCGTGTAACTAATACTATTTTAGGAAGAATGCAGTCTGCATCAACCTGCCCGACTTGCGGCGGTTCTGGTCAGATTTTAGATAAAAGACCTTCTGAGGCAGATGCACAAGGAATGGTTCAGGAAGATGAAACTGTATCAATCAAAATTCCTGCAGGGGTTACTGACGGAATGCAGTTAAAAGTTTCTAACAAAGGAAATGATGCGCCTGGAAATAGTATTCCAGGAGATTTAATTGTTGCGATTGAAGAAGTTGAACACGAATTTTTAAAACGTGAAGGAGAAAACGTTCACTTCGATTTATACATCAGTTTCCCTGAAGCTGTTTTGGGAGCTTCAAAAGATATCGAAGCAATAAACGGAAAAGTTCGTATTAAATTAGAAGAAGGAATTCAGTCCGGAAAAATCTTACGATTAAAAGGAAAAGGAATCCCAAGTTTAAACGGATACGGAAACGGGGATTTATTAGTTCACGTAAATGTATGGACTCCAAGAACGCTTAATAAAGAGCAGAAACAATTCTTTGAGAACGCTTTAAACGACGAACACTTCGTTCCAAGCCCTGAAAAATCAGAGAAATCATTCTTTGAAAAAGTAAAAGATATGTTCTCATAA
- a CDS encoding nucleotide exchange factor GrpE, producing MKFKNIFKNKSNMTTENTEFDQELDDATIENNANGEQLIVEELSVEEQLAQDLAKEKDKFLRLFAEFENYKKRTSKERLDLFKTANQEVLLAMLPVLDDFDRAAVEINKSDDENLKKGVELIHEKLKSTLVSKGLEQVEIQAGDAFNADIAEAITQIPAPSDKLKGKVVDVIEKGYKLGDKIIRYPKVVVGN from the coding sequence ATGAAGTTTAAAAATATTTTTAAAAATAAAAGTAATATGACTACGGAAAATACAGAATTCGATCAGGAATTAGATGATGCAACGATAGAGAATAACGCTAATGGAGAGCAATTAATTGTTGAGGAATTAAGTGTTGAAGAGCAATTGGCTCAAGACTTAGCTAAAGAAAAAGATAAGTTTTTGAGATTATTTGCCGAATTTGAAAATTACAAAAAAAGAACTTCAAAAGAGCGTCTTGATTTATTTAAAACCGCAAACCAGGAAGTTTTATTGGCTATGCTTCCAGTTTTAGATGATTTTGACAGAGCTGCAGTAGAAATCAACAAATCTGATGACGAAAACCTTAAAAAAGGAGTGGAGTTAATTCACGAAAAACTAAAAAGCACTTTAGTTTCTAAAGGTTTAGAGCAGGTTGAAATACAAGCTGGTGATGCATTTAATGCAGACATCGCAGAAGCAATTACCCAAATTCCGGCTCCGTCTGATAAATTAAAAGGGAAAGTGGTTGATGTTATTGAAAAAGGATACAAATTAGGTGACAAAATTATTCGTTACCCTAAAGTTGTTGTTGGAAACTAA
- a CDS encoding ABC transporter permease: protein MSIISLIIKREFIAKVRNKSFVVMTFLSPLLFVAIAVFIGYLSSMKAETKRIAIHDETGLFAADFLKVNKNSSEFKYYDLSEIEVRALKDSITKESFSGLIVIPKTNNIKNLESKIEFISNNSPSLSFIENTQDIIGEKITKLNLEKARLDTLAIQKAQSKVNIHLVKASGEESLKGLNEVKIAIGGAFGYLIMMFIIIYGNMVMRSVIEEKTNRIIEIIISSVKPFQLMIGKIVGTSLAGILQFIIWAVIGLGLMLAASVFFGVNVGSASRIPPVLAQSVGHNFSEIMQIGLSEAWNLPIASILISFIVYFIGGYFLYSSFYAAIGAAVDNQTDSQQFLLPIIMPLILSVYIGFFTVVNDPHGTIAVVFSMIPLTSPIVMLMRIPFGVPWWQIAISVSLLFATFFLVVWFAGKIYRVGILMYGKKPTWKELYKWLKY from the coding sequence ATGAGCATCATTTCGTTGATTATAAAAAGAGAATTTATAGCCAAAGTCCGCAATAAATCTTTTGTTGTCATGACTTTTCTTAGTCCGCTTTTATTTGTGGCTATAGCGGTTTTTATTGGCTATTTAAGTTCGATGAAAGCAGAAACAAAACGAATTGCGATTCATGACGAAACGGGACTTTTTGCAGCCGATTTTTTAAAAGTAAATAAAAACAGCTCAGAGTTTAAATATTATGATTTGTCTGAAATTGAGGTAAGAGCCTTAAAAGACAGTATTACCAAAGAAAGTTTCAGTGGTTTAATTGTTATTCCGAAAACAAATAATATTAAGAATTTAGAAAGCAAAATTGAATTTATTTCCAATAACAGCCCAAGTCTTTCTTTTATAGAAAATACTCAGGACATCATTGGAGAAAAAATTACAAAACTAAATCTGGAAAAAGCCAGACTTGATACTCTGGCCATTCAAAAAGCACAATCAAAAGTCAATATTCATCTTGTAAAAGCTTCTGGAGAAGAAAGTCTAAAAGGCTTAAACGAAGTCAAAATTGCGATTGGAGGAGCTTTTGGTTATTTGATTATGATGTTTATTATCATATACGGAAATATGGTAATGAGAAGCGTCATCGAAGAAAAAACCAACCGAATTATCGAAATCATTATTTCATCGGTAAAACCCTTTCAGTTAATGATTGGTAAAATTGTTGGGACTTCACTGGCCGGAATTTTACAATTTATAATCTGGGCTGTGATTGGTTTAGGATTGATGCTTGCCGCATCGGTATTTTTTGGAGTCAATGTGGGATCAGCTTCCAGAATTCCGCCTGTTTTGGCACAGTCAGTTGGACATAACTTTTCAGAAATCATGCAGATTGGATTAAGTGAAGCGTGGAATCTCCCTATTGCGAGTATTTTAATCAGCTTTATAGTCTATTTTATTGGAGGATATTTTCTGTACAGCTCATTTTACGCTGCTATTGGTGCCGCGGTTGACAATCAGACAGATTCACAGCAGTTTTTGCTGCCTATTATCATGCCGCTTATTTTAAGTGTTTATATAGGGTTTTTTACGGTAGTAAATGATCCTCACGGAACCATTGCAGTTGTTTTTTCAATGATTCCGTTAACATCGCCAATTGTAATGTTAATGCGTATTCCGTTTGGCGTGCCGTGGTGGCAAATCGCAATTTCGGTATCATTATTGTTTGCAACATTTTTCCTTGTTGTCTGGTTCGCCGGAAAAATCTACCGTGTAGGTATTTTAATGTACGGTAAAAAACCAACCTGGAAGGAATTGTATAAATGGCTTAAATATTAA
- a CDS encoding alpha/beta hydrolase encodes MVFHSARLPKDYKFDYQHKFEELNIRSFDGSLLNGLLFKAENSKGLVFYLHGNAGTLETWGKIASIYTSLGYDIFIMDYRSFGKSEGEIENEEQLTQDVSIVYKSISKRYTEDKIIIAGYSIGSGFATKLALKNKPKALILQAPYYNFLELSSSRVPFFPDFMKKFSLETNLYLPEVKCPIYIFHGTEDQLIPYDNSVRLKKLLKSNAYFYPLKNQDHVGVNENEDFQKQLKILLE; translated from the coding sequence TTGGTTTTTCATAGTGCGAGACTTCCAAAAGATTATAAATTCGATTATCAGCATAAATTTGAGGAACTCAATATTCGTTCGTTTGACGGAAGTCTTCTGAATGGGTTATTATTTAAGGCAGAAAATTCTAAAGGACTTGTTTTTTATCTTCACGGTAATGCCGGGACATTGGAAACCTGGGGGAAAATTGCCAGTATTTACACTTCGTTAGGTTACGATATTTTTATTATGGACTACAGAAGTTTTGGAAAAAGTGAAGGCGAAATAGAGAATGAAGAACAATTAACTCAGGATGTTTCGATAGTCTATAAATCAATCTCTAAAAGATATACCGAAGATAAAATTATAATTGCCGGTTATTCTATAGGTTCGGGTTTTGCCACCAAACTTGCTTTAAAAAATAAACCTAAAGCATTGATTCTTCAGGCACCGTATTATAATTTCTTGGAATTGTCAAGTTCAAGAGTGCCGTTTTTTCCTGATTTCATGAAAAAGTTCAGTTTAGAGACTAATCTGTATCTGCCGGAAGTAAAATGTCCCATCTATATTTTTCATGGAACAGAGGATCAGTTAATTCCTTACGATAATTCGGTTCGATTGAAAAAGTTATTGAAATCAAATGCCTATTTTTATCCTTTGAAAAATCAGGATCACGTGGGAGTAAATGAGAATGAAGATTTTCAAAAACAATTAAAAATACTATTAGAATAA
- the hisS gene encoding histidine--tRNA ligase, which translates to MASKPSIPKGTRDFSPAEVSKRQYIIQTIKANFEKFGFQPIETPSFENSDTLMGKYGEEGDRLIFKILNSGNFFYNKSKIELPESIEELQINSAEKISLEQRIELNKFTGKISEKALRYDLTVPFARYVVQHQSEIEFPFKRYQIQPVWRADNPQKGRFREFFQCDADVVGSKSLWQEVELVQLYDTVFTSLGLEGVTIKINNRKILSGIAEVIGASDKLIDFTVALDKLDKIGEDGVKKEMIEKGISEEALVKVQPLFSFSGTFGDKINQLSELLSSSEEGMKGVEELKFICDNVADLGLSTAILDLDVTLARGLNYYTGAIFEVAAPKTVSMGSIGGGGRYDDLTGIFGLKNMSGVGISFGLDRIYLVLEELQLFPETVSATSKAIFINYGDKEALYASKAIQKLRKENIKVELYPDNVKVGKQFQYADKRLIPFAVIAGDQEIASNTFALKNLVSGEQISVDFDGLKNALI; encoded by the coding sequence ATGGCTTCAAAACCAAGTATTCCAAAAGGAACCAGAGATTTTTCACCAGCCGAGGTGTCAAAACGTCAATATATTATTCAGACAATAAAAGCTAATTTCGAGAAATTTGGTTTCCAGCCAATCGAAACGCCTTCGTTTGAAAATTCAGATACCTTAATGGGAAAATACGGTGAAGAAGGAGATCGTCTGATTTTTAAGATTCTGAATTCAGGTAACTTTTTCTACAATAAAAGTAAAATTGAATTGCCGGAATCAATTGAAGAATTACAAATCAATTCTGCTGAAAAGATAAGCTTAGAGCAAAGAATTGAATTGAATAAATTTACAGGAAAAATTTCTGAAAAAGCACTGCGTTACGACTTAACTGTTCCGTTTGCAAGATACGTGGTGCAGCACCAAAGCGAAATTGAATTTCCTTTTAAAAGATACCAGATTCAGCCGGTTTGGAGAGCAGATAATCCGCAAAAAGGACGTTTTAGAGAATTTTTCCAGTGTGATGCTGATGTTGTAGGTTCAAAATCGCTTTGGCAGGAAGTTGAATTGGTGCAATTATACGATACTGTTTTTACATCTTTAGGTCTAGAAGGTGTAACCATTAAAATCAACAACAGAAAAATTTTATCTGGAATTGCTGAGGTAATTGGTGCTTCAGATAAATTAATCGATTTTACCGTTGCGCTTGATAAATTGGATAAAATAGGAGAAGACGGCGTTAAAAAAGAAATGATTGAAAAAGGAATTTCTGAAGAAGCTTTAGTAAAAGTGCAGCCACTTTTCAGTTTCTCAGGAACTTTTGGTGATAAAATCAATCAGCTTTCAGAATTATTGTCTTCGTCAGAAGAAGGTATGAAAGGTGTTGAAGAATTAAAATTTATTTGCGACAATGTGGCCGATTTAGGTTTGTCAACTGCAATTTTAGATCTTGATGTAACACTGGCACGCGGATTAAATTATTACACAGGAGCTATTTTTGAAGTTGCGGCTCCAAAAACCGTATCAATGGGTTCTATTGGAGGCGGCGGAAGATACGACGATTTAACTGGGATTTTTGGGTTAAAAAACATGAGCGGTGTCGGAATTTCATTTGGTTTGGATAGGATTTATTTGGTTTTAGAAGAATTACAATTATTTCCAGAAACGGTTTCTGCTACATCAAAAGCGATTTTTATTAATTATGGCGACAAAGAAGCTTTGTATGCATCAAAAGCAATTCAGAAATTAAGAAAGGAAAATATAAAAGTTGAATTGTACCCGGATAACGTAAAAGTGGGGAAACAATTTCAATATGCAGACAAACGTTTGATTCCATTTGCAGTAATTGCAGGAGATCAGGAAATTGCATCGAATACTTTTGCACTTAAAAACTTAGTTTCAGGAGAGCAGATTTCTGTTGATTTTGACGGATTGAAAAACGCATTGATCTAA
- a CDS encoding sigma-54-dependent transcriptional regulator, translating to MSKILIVEDEAAIRRVLVKILSEENDSYQVDEAEDGAAGLEKIKNNDYDLVLCDIKMPKMDGVEVLEEVKKIKPEIPMVMISGHGDMETAIQTMRLGAFDYISKPPDLNRLLNTVRNALDKKQLVVENKILKKKVSKNYEMIGDSESINHIKVMIDKVAPTEARVLITGPNGTGKELVAHQLHEKSERAGFPLIEVNCAAIPSELIESELFGHVKGAFTSAVKDRAGKFEAADKGTIFLDEIGDMSLSAQAKVLRALQENMITRVGADKDIKVDVRVVAATNKDLKTEIAEGRFREDLYHRLAVILIKVPPLNERRDDIPALISHFAEKIASEQGNAVKSFSASAIKLLQEYDWTGNIRELRNVVERLIILGGNEISETDVKLFASK from the coding sequence ATGAGTAAAATACTAATTGTCGAAGACGAAGCAGCGATCAGGAGAGTTTTGGTAAAAATATTATCAGAAGAAAATGATTCGTATCAGGTTGATGAAGCCGAAGATGGTGCGGCGGGACTTGAAAAAATAAAAAACAACGACTATGATCTCGTTTTGTGCGATATCAAAATGCCAAAAATGGACGGTGTTGAGGTTTTGGAAGAAGTAAAAAAGATAAAACCTGAAATCCCAATGGTGATGATTTCTGGACACGGCGACATGGAAACCGCCATTCAGACCATGCGTCTGGGAGCTTTTGATTATATCTCGAAACCGCCGGATTTAAACCGTTTGCTGAATACAGTTCGTAATGCTTTGGATAAAAAACAATTAGTTGTTGAAAATAAAATACTGAAGAAAAAAGTCAGCAAAAATTACGAAATGATTGGCGACAGCGAGTCAATTAATCATATAAAGGTGATGATTGACAAAGTAGCGCCAACCGAAGCCAGGGTTTTAATTACAGGGCCAAACGGGACAGGAAAAGAATTAGTGGCACATCAGCTTCACGAAAAAAGCGAACGTGCCGGTTTTCCTCTAATTGAAGTAAACTGTGCGGCGATTCCGAGCGAATTGATAGAAAGTGAATTATTCGGCCACGTAAAAGGCGCTTTTACATCGGCAGTGAAAGACCGTGCCGGAAAGTTTGAAGCAGCAGATAAAGGAACTATTTTCCTGGATGAAATTGGCGATATGAGTCTTTCGGCGCAAGCCAAAGTTTTGCGCGCACTTCAGGAAAACATGATTACCAGAGTAGGTGCAGATAAAGATATAAAAGTAGATGTTCGTGTTGTTGCGGCAACCAATAAAGATTTAAAAACAGAAATTGCCGAAGGCCGTTTCCGCGAAGATTTATACCACCGTCTGGCTGTAATTTTAATCAAAGTGCCGCCATTAAATGAAAGACGCGATGATATTCCGGCTTTGATTTCGCATTTTGCAGAAAAAATAGCCTCAGAACAAGGAAATGCAGTAAAATCATTTTCTGCATCAGCCATAAAATTATTGCAGGAATACGACTGGACAGGAAACATTCGTGAACTTCGAAATGTAGTAGAGCGATTAATTATTCTGGGAGGAAACGAAATATCTGAAACAGATGTAAAATTGTTCGCAAGCAAATAA